CGATCTGCTCGACGGCTGCGATCGCCTCGGCCGGCACGGCCTTCGCGTTGCGCGCGATCACGATCGTGAAGAGGGAGCGGCGCGAGGTCTTCCACTGCCGCTCGACGTGCAGCGCGCGGCGGTCGAGGACGTCGGGCAATCGCAGCGTGGTCCAGCCGAGCTTGCGGAACAGCGGATCGACGGAACGCTGGAGCTTCGCCACCAGCGGATGTGGGCTCCGGAAGTGGTTGATGATGACGATCAGCCCACCCGGGCGGCAAACCCGCTGCGCCTCCATCAGCATGCGAACCGGGTCGGGGACGACGCTGATCACGTGGAAGGCCATCACGTAGTCGAAGCTGTCGTCCGGAAACGTGAGGTCGAGCGCATTGCCCTGCTCCAACGAGACGTGGCGCCAGCCGTTGCGGTTCACCCGATCCTGCGCGCGCTCGAGCATCTCCGGCGCCAGGTCGATGCCCGTCACCTGGCAGTGCGACGGATAGGCGTCCAGCGACAGGCCGGTTCCCACGCCGAGCTCGAGGACCCGGGCGCCGGGCTCGATCTTCAGGGAGCGCACCACCCGCGCGATGCGCGGATAGAAGACGCGGCCGAAGAACATGTCGTAGAGATGCGAGAACTCGTAATAGACGGCGCTCTCGTGGGGCTGCGTATTGGCCACGGTCATGCGATTCCCCATGTCACGTGCGTTCCCGATGGGAACACCTCCCGCTACATCGGCGCGTCATACGAAGGACGCGCACCCGGGACGTGGATCATGCCGCGGTCGTGCCCCGCAGCTCTCGCTTGAACGATGCGATCTCGTGGCGACGGAAACGCCACTGACGCCCGCGCTTGAAGGCCGGCAGGACACTCTTGCGCGCCAGCTCGTTCACGGTGTCCGGGCTGAGATCGAGGATCTCCGCGACCTCCTTGCTGTTCAACAGCATGTCGTCCTTGTCGAACATGGGCCGATCACCGTGCGACCGATTGGATCGGCGTTTGTGCTATCAGGGGCCTCTTGCGCCGTCAAGAAACTACCGTTTTATTCGGGATTTCGGGTGCTTGCACCTCCTCAGGGCGCAGCCCGGCAAGGCGCGTCTCGACCCCCCCCGGGGTCGCCCGGACCGCGTACAGGACGTCGAAACGCTCGTCCGGTGCGACTTCCAGGATGCTGGATCCGGTGGCCACGGCACGCACCGTGCGCCCGTCCTGGCGCAGACGCAGCCGCTGATAGGGGCGCATCGGATCCCCCGCGAGGCGCGCGCCGTCGACGCGAACCCCACGCGCGAGAAACAGCGGTTCGGGATTGCCGATGCCGTACGGCTCGAGACGGCGCATGGCGAGAGCGAGCCCCGGCGTGAGCGTCGCGAGCGGCACCTCGGCGTCGTACGTGCGCTCGCCGTGCGCGTGGACGGTCGGCGGCGTCGTACCGCGCCAGCGGGCGAATGCGACCTCGGCCGCCGCCGCCGCGCGCTCCGCCGCGTCCGTCGCCGGCGCGGCGACCAGTCGAGCGAGTGCGTCCAGCCCGCCCGCCCGCCAGACCGCGTCGAGACGCGGCACGACGCGCAGAGCGACACGATTGGCGCTCGGGTACGGGACGTCAGCCGTGGCGCACAACGCGCGCAGGCCAGGTCGACGAGACAGCGCCGGCATGCCGACGGCGACGATGGTGCGATGCTCGTCGCGCATCGACACCGGCGGCGTCTCGGCGAGCACGGCGAGGGCAAGGAGATCGAGCGCGCGACGCGCATCCGGCATGACGTCCGCGGGTCCGATACGTCGCACACGCGCGAGGAGGTAGAGGGTCGCGGTCGCGGTTCCCGCTCCGGCCGGCAGACCGCTGTCGGCGCCGTGCGGACGCCAGGTCACCGGCGACGTCCCAGTGCCGTCGACATGCCAGGCGTCCGGCCCGAGCCTGAGCCGCGCTGCGCCGCGGGCTTCGGGAAGGCACGCGCGCATCGCCATCGCGGCGAGCCCGCAGGCGACCGGCGCGGCGTCCGCGACCGCGATCGCGAGCCCGGCGGCGAGGGCCGCGCCGACGGCACGGGCGAAGGCGTCCAGCGCACCCGCCGCCGCCGGCGGGCGCAGCCCGCGCGCGAGTGACGGCTCGAGGAACGCGATCGCGGCCTCGGCCTCCGCGACCTCGCGCTGCCAGAGCAGCTCGGCGAGCAACCCGCCGTGGGCATACCGGCGCGCGAGCGCGCGCACCAGCTCGGCGGGCACCGGCTCCGGCCGGCGCGGCGCCCACGGCGGCGGGACGTCGGGGCGGCGCATCGCCGCCCCTCGCTCACGCCGCCTTCGCCCGACCGCGCTCCATGAACAGCACGAGCGGCGAGGCGATGTAGATCGTCGAATAGGTGCCCGCGATGAATCCCACGAGCAGCGCGAAGGCGAAGCTGTGGATGACGTCGCCGCCGAACAGGAAGAGGGCGGCAACGACCAGCACGGCGGTGGTGTTCGTGATGATCGTGCGCGAGAGCGTTTCGTTGATGGACGTGTTGACGATCGTGCGCAGGTCGTCCTTGCGCATGAGACGCATGTTCTCGCGGATGCGATCCGAGATGATCACGGTGTCGTTCACCGAGAAGCCGACGATCGTGAGCAACGCCGCGACCGTCGTGAGATCGATCTCCATGTTCGCGAGAGACAGGGCGCCGATCGTGAACAACACGTCGTGTGCGAGGGCCACGGCCGCGCCGATGCCGAAGCGCAGATCGAAGCGGAAGGCAATGTAGATGCCCATCATGATCGTCGCCACGAGCACGGCCAGACCCGCGTCGCGCCACAGTGCCTTGCCTACCTTCGGCCCGACGGTCTCGATCCGCAGCGTCTCGTAGGTGCCCTCGCCGAACTTCTTGGCGAGCCCATCCTTGATGGTGTTCGCCGTAACCTCGCCGGCCGTTTCGTCGCCCTCCTCCCCCTGGGCACGGATCTGGAACTCGTGTCCCTCGGAGCCGACGTCCTGGACGCTGATCCCCCGCAACCCCGCCGCATCGAGCGCGTCACGCACGTCGCCGATGGCCGTCGTCTTCTCGAAGCGCACTTGCACCATCGTGCCGCCCTCGAAGTCGATCCCGTAGTTGAGCCCGCGCCACCACACCGACACCAACCCGACGAGGATGAAGACGACGGATACCATCGTCATCATCGGCGCCTGCTTCACGAAGTCGATGCCCGGGTTGGCCGGGATCAGCGTGAAGAACTTGGGCGGCGTCGCGGCCGGCCGCTCACCCGACGTGGGACGCGGCGCCGCCGTGCCCGGCTTCGTAGCCTTCATACGCTCACCGTGGCGAGGCGACGGCGACTCGCGAGCCAATCGTAGATGACGCGGGTGGCGAACACGGCCGTTGCGAGCGTGGTGATGATGCCGAGGCAGAGCGTCACCGCGAATCCGCGCACGGGGCCGGTTCCGAACTGGAAGAGGATCGCGCCCGAAAGGAACGTCGTGACGTTGCTGTCGAGGATCGCGCTCCAGGCGCGCTCGTAGCCCGCGTCGATCGCGGCGCGCGGGCTCTTCCCGACCGTGAGCTCCTCGCGGATGCGCTCGAGGATCAGCACGTTGGCGTCCACCGCCATGCCGACCGTGAGCACGATGCCCGCGATGCCCGGCAGGGTCAGCGTGAACCCGAAAGCCGCGAACGCGCCGAGCAGGAGAAGGACGTTGAGCAGCAAGGCCAGGTCGGCGATCACCCCGCCGCCGCGATAGTAGAGCAGCATGAACGCGATGATGATGAAGCTGCCGACGGCGAAGGAGAGCGAACCCTGGCGGATCGAATCCTTGCCCAGCGACGGGCCGACGGTGCGCTCCTCGAGGAGCTTCAGGGGCGCGGGGAGCGCGCCGTTGCGCAGCACGTTGGCGAGATCCTG
The genomic region above belongs to bacterium and contains:
- a CDS encoding methyltransferase domain-containing protein — protein: MTVANTQPHESAVYYEFSHLYDMFFGRVFYPRIARVVRSLKIEPGARVLELGVGTGLSLDAYPSHCQVTGIDLAPEMLERAQDRVNRNGWRHVSLEQGNALDLTFPDDSFDYVMAFHVISVVPDPVRMLMEAQRVCRPGGLIVIINHFRSPHPLVAKLQRSVDPLFRKLGWTTLRLPDVLDRRALHVERQWKTSRRSLFTIVIARNAKAVPAEAIAAVEQIASHAS
- the secF gene encoding protein translocase subunit SecF, coding for MKATKPGTAAPRPTSGERPAATPPKFFTLIPANPGIDFVKQAPMMTMVSVVFILVGLVSVWWRGLNYGIDFEGGTMVQVRFEKTTAIGDVRDALDAAGLRGISVQDVGSEGHEFQIRAQGEEGDETAGEVTANTIKDGLAKKFGEGTYETLRIETVGPKVGKALWRDAGLAVLVATIMMGIYIAFRFDLRFGIGAAVALAHDVLFTIGALSLANMEIDLTTVAALLTIVGFSVNDTVIISDRIRENMRLMRKDDLRTIVNTSINETLSRTIITNTTAVLVVAALFLFGGDVIHSFAFALLVGFIAGTYSTIYIASPLVLFMERGRAKAA
- a CDS encoding helix-turn-helix domain-containing protein, translated to MLLNSKEVAEILDLSPDTVNELARKSVLPAFKRGRQWRFRRHEIASFKRELRGTTAA